In the genome of Xenopus tropicalis strain Nigerian chromosome 10, UCB_Xtro_10.0, whole genome shotgun sequence, the window aagggataatgtaccccctactgtaaatgataaggatattagaagtcactgaggggttctgtgcccatataaaggcacaaggctgcaggctgagttatacggggaactctgagtatcactcatgtattataagggataatgtaccccctactgtaaatgataaggatattagcagtcactgaggggttctgtgcccatataaaggcacaaggctgcaggctgagttatacagggaactctgagtatcactcatgtattataagggataatgtaccccctactgtaaatgataaggatattagaagtcactgaggggttctgtgcccatataaaggcacaaggctgcaggtcaGGGAAATGTGGGTTTGGGTGCTAAGGCTGGCCCTGCctcctgctgtcagtgagctgcagggTTGGGAGGGGGGTTTCTCGGGTGCTGCCTGTTCGTTCCCATACGCAGCTTACTGTACTGCTGGTTTGTAACAGAAGTTTTAGTCCTGGTTATTAGATAGGCTCACCCGTTACCTTACACTATCCCTGTGCAGCTGTACCGACACAACCCTCTGAGACAAAACGTGCAGTACAGAAAGCAGCTGTGTGAAGGAAAGAACCTGCCGCTCACTGACAGCCGCCCTCCTTACCTAAACTCCAAGTAACTGCATCCTGCCCAACAGCACCGACTTCCCTCCCACAGCCCGCACTCCGGGATCGCTACTTACACCTCCCACACAAGCTGTCAAACGCCCGCTCCTTGCCTCCTGTGCTACACAAAATCCCGCagccgcaagtctcatcacgcgagattaTGGCGTCACGCCACAGGTAAGCGCACGGAGGCGTCACGGAGCCGCCTGGTGGGCGTGGCGAGCGGGGACTGCGTAACTTGCGTAACTTGCGTAGCTCTTTAGTGTTGGCGGTATACTGTGCCCTCAGTTCCTCAGCTTCCAatattttttgacaattttttgctCTTGTTCTAGGGaatgaaaaaatactttttttttcttggttccTTCCAGTTCTTGCAGCCTAAGTGTTTGTTCCAATTTGACCAAAAAGCAGAGAGGTTTTTGTGCTTTGAGGGTGTCAGGCAGATTTTTCACAATTCAGGGGAGCAATAAGAGCAGAATTAGGagaaaactgggtgaaattgaccAAAAATAATCTCTTCCTCTGGGCCTAAAGCCAAAGTGTGCGGTACCTTGTCAGTTCAGCAGAAgtttccagggccccaaaaggatTTTTGTGTAAATTAGGGCAAGATTAAAATAAGTCCTATTCAAAAGTGTTTTTAGGTTGAGGGTTAGAGTTTGTTTTTTCGACAGTCTTTTCGTTATTCCAGTCCAAACTAATGTGTGCAGGTTCCTTGTCAgttccgcagcagaaagttccggggccccaaaagggcgtcggtgaagaccggtgcTGGCAGGGGTTTCTCCTGTGTCACAGAGGTGTTGGACCCCACCGGCTGTCACCCACTGATTACTCATAAACAGACTTTATTTTAAGTTCTGGTTCAGTGGGCAACGTAAGGACTAATTTAGGAGAATCGAATGGGCGCCGACAGTAATctgtagggttttttttgtacagAATGGCTAATTTAGGAGAAGGCAGTGGGTGAAATTCACCAAAAGTAATCAAGTTTTTCACGCCTTTGTTTTTACAGTGGCATCAGAGGGCCCAAGTGTTTTTGTGCCAATAATAGCCAGATTTTTCACATTCGGGGTCGAAACAAGTGCTTGTTTAGGAGGAGACTGAGTGAAATTACCAACAGTAACCTATTACTCTACATTTCCTCACAATTTGATCAAAAAGTAGTGTTTTTGTGCAAACTAAGGCGAAGTGAAATGAAAGGAATCATAGGTTATATAGGCTCCTTTAGGCACGTGGAGATGGAGAATTGGCCCTGGGTTTACTTGCCAGTGGCTGTGCCTTGTTGAGGGTCAGAGTTTGTTTTTTCGACAGTTTTTTCGTTTTTCCAGTCCAAACTAATGTGTGCAGGTTCCTTGTCAGTTCCgtagcagaaagttccggggccccaaaagggcgtcggtgaagaccggtgcTGGCAGGGGTTTCTCCTGTGTCACAGAGGTGTTGGACCCCACCGGCTGTCACCCAGTGATTACTCATAAACAGACTTTATTTTAAGTTCTGGTTCAGTGGGCAATGTAAGGACTAATTTAGGAGAATCGAATGGGCGCCGACAGTAATctgtagggttttttttgtacaaaatggCTAATTTAGGAGAAGGCAGTGGGTGAAATTCACCAAAAGCAATCTTGAGTATTTCACGCCATTGTTTTTGCAGTGGCATCAGAGGGCCCAAGTGTTTTTGTGCCAACAATGGGCAGATTTTTCACATTTGGGGTCGAAACAAGTGCTTGTTTAGGAGGAGACTGAGTGAAAATTGCACTAACAGTAATCTATTACTCTACATTTCCTCACAATTTGATCAAAAAAAGTGTATTTGTGCAAACTAGGGCGAAGTAAAATGAAAGGAATCATAGGTTATACAGGCTCCTTTAGGCATGTAGAGATGGAGAATTGGCCCTGGGTTTACTTGCCAGTGGCTGTGCCTTGGGGGGTAAAACATCTTCCTCAGAAGAATGATGAGAACAAGTTTAATGAAATTGTTAACCAATTTAAAGGCCCCACATCCCTCACACAAATGCTGAAATTGCATACTCTGTGTGGCGCACTTTTTCTAGGACAGCCCTGTTTTTTGCCAGCAGTCACAGACAGCGCTTTAAAAGACCCATTTCTTTGCTGTCCTATCACCATCTTGTCAGACAAGATTGTAATGGCAATCCCTATGCTATAGAAAGCTTGGCCAgcttgaaatctaattgctgattggttgccctgggcaacatcaccactaatgcttcactccattttttacacagcatgataaatatacatcCCTAGTGTGATATTAGTCTTCCCAATCCTTCAGGCcccctagggcaggggtccccagcctttcttactcgtaagccacagtcaatataaaaagacttggagagcaacacaagcaccataaaagttcatggaggagccaaataagggctgtgattggctattaggcagcctctatgcacactatcagtttacagggggctttttttggtaggaaatcttgtttttattcaaccaaaacttgccaccaagtcaggaattcaaaaataactacctggtttgggggcactgagagcaacatgttgcccctgagccactggttggggctcaCTGCCCTAGGGTAAAAAGCTGTGGAACCACTGGCTTAGAGGGTTATGTGTTCAGGGCATTCTTTTACTACATGTTTGCATTAATACATATttgcaggagctgccatattttttCCTTTCAGTACCCCTTTGTTTCCCTGTGCAGGATAAGAATATAGCTCATCACACGCTTGGGGTATAGCTTCTGTTGTCCAAATTATAATTGAATGCATATTTCCCCTTAAATAATACAGCACCAAGCCGGAAGCCCCTTTACATACATGCAGATAGATAATTGCCCTTACCTATTGAGCCAGTGAATCACAGAACACTCCGGCCTTACTTGCACACCTGCTCCTGGTTACACATCTATCCGGCAGCCTGTTAATACTTGTGCTAAAAACCAGCAGTTTGGGCTGTTTATTCTGGGGAAAGTTAATACAAACTGTTATTCCGCTCACTCGACTTTGTAACCTGCGTGAGTCAGCATTATTGCCCGTCCCCGAGTGCCAGCAATATTGGgttcctctcccccccccaaggtcatttgCAGCCCTGCTCTTATGTGCAGGAGAAACCTCACAGTCACAGAGCTCAGACTAATATATATATGGGGGCTACCAGTGAGTATAATCTAGTATATGGAATAGAAAGAACGGACTCAGTGGTTAGTGCCGTGCCTGCATGGGTACCTCTGCCCCAGTATTTTATTAGTATTCATGCCAACCAGGCTGAGATTATCACCCCTTTCACCTGTTTATTCCATGCTTATCCTTCCCAGTACAGAAGTACAGAGTCAGCACTGCCACGTCCCTGGCTTTTAATCCGCCACCAGCTCAGTTTTACAGCCGTTCGCCCGTGGGACGGATATTTATGGCTGCAATATTTGCTCAGTTCTGATATTTCTCCTGGGTTTTAAAGATAACAATTTGCGCACAAGCGCCGGTAACCCGCAGTTATGGGGGTTTTATTTCCAAACTAGCACCAAGGAAAAATGTAGTTGACGGCGTTACTAAAAAGCAGTGGAGACAATGATGGGGAAAAGGGtagcaaaatatttttgttagGTTAAACAAATTAGCATCGAAATATTCTCTATGGCAGAGATCCTGGTACCCaatgtaagcagcagccctgccctgctttatggctgacattcTAGCTATCTAAATTTTGTATTGAGCAACTGCCTACAGCCTCCTTACCCCAAATGGAACTGCTCTCATACAGGTGTCTAGAATGAAAACCACAGATACGTACAATTATAAAATAACACGTTTATTTCATAATAAACTATAGGcaggaatatttttttccattcaaatgCAGTAACTATCAAAAATTAGCCAAACAGCtacatgtaaaatatatagtatttTACTATAAAGGCAAAAATAACGTGTTAGCAtggttatttattatattacctatTAACAGTACATGACAAGGGTAGAGCTTATTATTAGAAGTATTTGCACATgagttgccatattgctttccATTGAAAGCATACAAACCATTTATAATGTCTCCAATGAGGCAAGCAATGTGGCAGTTCCCATccttatgtatataaaaatacagagaGGGCATGTTGTGGGCTTAAAATGAACAATACTTTTGTAATGTACTGTTTGGGGGCAGAAACCATAAACCCTACTAATAGAGGAGGTATATTTCCAAGAAAGGCAAAGCATGATATTGCAATAATAAACACATTAAACACTTTCTTAATAAAAAAAGGCTCTGAATTATTTCCATAGAAAACTGTTAATTTGCAACAATCATCACaatgtacaaaaataatttaagcagtGCATTCATTGGAGAATAAATTACTGAAAACATCACATTTCTATTTACAAGCAGAATAGTAAACAGCATTAAGGTCATGGCAGCggcacattctgtgcattagttTCACattaactcccagcatgccccattTGGGCCACAAGGTTATCCCCATATGTGACGACATGCTCCCTGATTTGACAAACCTAACCCATATTCCTGGGTTCACAAATAAGTACTGTCCAACCTGAGTACATGAAGAGGGGCGGTTAGGTTTAATGGAAGTGGAAAATTTGGCAGTGAAAAGTTTAATAGGCAGTCACTCCATGTGGTGTAAAACCACATCCAAAAATCTGAAAGGGAAGCACAAGATAAAATATGCCAGGTTGAAAGAATATTTTGTAACATTCACAAATATTCAAAAAAACGATTTCACCGAAATATATTACATTAAGTAtgtttagtagggatgcaccaaatctgtcCTCCTACAGCTGAATACAGAATTGAATCTAAACCCTAAAGCTGGCTACATATGGGCAGACTGAGTTGGTagtttatttgcccatgtatggccctGCCTCGACTGCCTCCCCACTAGCTGTAAAATTCAGTTGGGTGGCATTAAAGCCGCATAACTTTTAGGGTTTACATTCGGTTTGGTTGaacactaaagatggccatactagggcagatttcagctgccgattcctgtccttcagactgattcggcagcttatctgcccatgtatgggcacccccaatgggcctacccaattGATATCTAAAGTTGGggagatctcgatcaggcaggtttgattttctgttggatcgggccgcatcggctcgttgatgcgttccTTGATTTGACAGTGCTTTTGCCTGGCagtgtaattcaattgtttggctctagggccaaatgatcaaattaacccaatatcgcccacctttaggtgggcatgtggggagaagatctgctcgcttggcaacctcgccaaacgagcaaatcttcctGTGAATGACCACCTTATGGATTTGGCAAAATCCTGCAAAACATGGGATTTGGTTTAATCCTCAACTAAattctggattcagtgtatccaaACTGtagaaatacataaaaactcagatTTAATTAACTTTTGAAAGGCTTGGGTTGGCTGTCAAACCAAACCAGTACCAATTTCCTATAAAACAGAATGGACATATTCAATATAGAACATTATTTATCCTGCCAGGTATTGTTTGAGTATTGATATACGGagttggtactgtatttatccagcaATGTGTTCTGGGGGATTATGTTTCAAACTGCCACTAGGTTTATCTGCAATTTGTTCTGGTGGGTGTTATAAATGAAATGTCTACTGCATTTGTCCTGccatatgttctggggtattataagtGAAATTGGCGTTGGGATAATATGAATGAATCTGTGTCAAAAATGCCTTAAATTAGCCTCCCAAATACAAGAAAACACCCTCCCCTAAGCACCTAAAAAGTTCTCTGATGATTTATGTCTAACATGCAAGATAACTTTATAACAGAATCACAGAAGTCTCTTCTAATTACATTTGTGCAGTCTGGGGAGACCTTGCTAGAATGAAGAGGAAATACAGAGAAACcatgataatatatatatcatcttGTGAAAACCCAGTGTCCTGTGTAACAGAGAACAGTACATTTATGTTGAAGTTACATACACTAATAAATTGTTTAGGAAAACAAATGGTGACATTATatgtaaaacagtaaaacatttacagaaatatttatatatgttacaAAATACTCtttccagcatttttttttcatgttaacaAATGGGGATTAGGGAAGAGCTATATTTGACTACTGTATAACTATGATATATTGATGACATCTTTTTGTTTGACTCTAGTATACGATATATTGATGACATCTTTCTacttcagtatatatatactgtatgtatatatgacaTTTTCTTCCATTTCAGTTAGAATGATTCAGATTATAACATGAAAGAAAATTTGGGTGTTGGAATTATTGCCAGTCACCTAACAACCGGGCAAGATGCCTCCTTAGCAAACATTTAGACATTCCAGCTGTACTGTACATTAGGTACTTTAGTAGTAAACTCAGTACGATAAATATATACCTACTTTTGTACCCAAAGTTTATGAAAGTTTGGGAAAAAGATcattaaaatgacaaaataagaGAGAAATACAATAACAACTCTTTTATCCTTACTTTTAACACCCTGTAGATGTAAATGCTTCTACAGAAGATGCATTGACTTGGTAGAGCTGGCATTAGGTATAATGGCAGCTCATATCTACCTGtttgtatatgttatatatttacttACTTTAAAAGTATTATACATACCCATAGATTATCAACTTAAAAAAACTGACTATACAAAAAAAGAtcttaaccacaaaaaaaactgtaGACAACCCCATCACTGGCAGCTGGGACCAGAACTCCCACTCCTCATCTTCgtttaacatttttcaaaaatcccCAGGCTTCTCCAGAGAGGTGTAGTATGTTGTGGCCATTAACAaagtttttgtcattttttttaactttctttgcTGTTGTTTAAGTAGCCACAGCCATTAAGTCTTTTTATCTGTACAATGGCCAGTTCCTACATAGCTTCCTGTTTGGTGATGGTTGATTGTGGAATGGAGGTTGGCTGTTTGTTGACCGATGCAATGGCTCCATGCACGATTTTGTACTGCTCTGCCCCTGAGCCCGCAGGTGGGGATGGTTGGGGAGTCTCTGGGGTAgctgaaaaaatatattaatgaccattaatattacattttatcttTTAAGGTAGCTATTGGCTAGAAAAATCAATTTCAATCACTTATTTGCCTAGTCATTCTGCTCTCCACTTCCTTTACAGCAACATTTTGCTTCAGTATGCTACAGAAAAGGACCACTAAATATTGGGTACACCTATTTTACATTTAGGATCTTTAAGACTTGAATTAGCCATGGGACAAATGTTATCCATGGCCCTCAACCATGCAAAATGAATCCCATTCCCACGATTCTGTGTTGCTTGCTCTGTTCACTAGCTATGCTGTTCTCTTCTCGTCACTTTACCTGTACCATGTCCTTCAAACACAGTACTTGACCCTATTCTTACTGTAGCTTTCTGTTGACTTGAATCTAATGGTCTGGTGACTTGATCTAATGAGAGTCTATTTCACAGTGCCAAGGAATTCTTATGACTTGATCATATGAGTAAGTGTAGACCAGTGGTCACAGAGGTGTTAAAAGGAAATGTACAAGTACTTACACATCTGTCCATTATGAAGCTGGGATGGCAGTGTGTTGTTGGCTACAATAACATTTGTTGCTAGATGATCTTGAACCAGGTGTGGGTGCAAAGGGTGATGGGTGTGTGGGGCTTCATTCGCAGAACCTAAATGGAAGTTAAATTGATATGTTAGTCCAAATATTAATGGATACAGGTGAGCACTCACTGTTACCAAAGAAAGATTCAGCAACACCTGTAGTAAGTCAAAAGAAAAAGACCGTACTAGGTTCTGTGTAACAGGCACTTAAATGGTGCACTAGTGAGACTCAAAATGGGATGACTTTATTAGACGAtcccaaaccatatatttctgaaGACATACTCACCCCCAAGGAGCATTTCCTGCAGCAGGTTGTCAATCTTGGCCATCCCAAATAGCTTAACGAACTGGATTTGCTCGATCATCTGCCATGTGATGCTCTGCAGTGTAGGGAGCAAGAGGAGTAGCTCCCCAAACCTTCCTCTTGAGTCATACTGCCGATCATTGATGTAATCTTCCAGGCTAACCTGCACCTGGTACCTCATTCTCTTGATCTTGGTGGGATCGCTCAAACCTTTGGCGTCTGAAAGAGAATAAATACTCTTTTAATGCTCATATTTTATTGCCCAGTTTATCCATTTTGACATACAGAATGTAGtaagatataaaaatattagaAGTCTACATAGGTGCTGTTTCTAGAGTGGGGTATGAAAAAGGGAAAGAGTTTGTTAGATGCTTAGTTGAGCCAATAGATCAATCGAATTGGTGGGTGGGGATAAAGACTTCTCAAGATAGTGTGGCTGGCATAGGGTGTATGTTGTGCAGGCTGGTGAAAATCAAATATGGTTCTTGTTCCAGATGTGTCAGGATAATGCTAGCTCTACTTTACTCCTGGTGCAGGAACCAAGCCAACATCACTTATATAAAAGCATCACCCTTGAAGAAACAAACATGGAGTCTTGAGTTCTCCTAAATGCACTTCACTTTGAAGCCTTAGTCTGAGACTAAGAAAGAATGTGTATTTGTCCCTTCAGGTTTTCCTACCTAAGGGTAATGacctatggggagattagttgcttgagataaatctctgctaccgtgggcgactaatctcccgaaaagCCTTTCCATCGGCAATCAAGGGAAtgggcgagattagtcgcccccggcagcagagatttattgcgggcgactaatctccccttgggacattaccctaaaagGTTTATTAAAGTGAGGTTTAAGGGCGAACATTTCTTCGCTGCACTAGAATATAGTGGCTGAATTACTAATACAGCagtatatttgtaaccttgttagaGCCATGGAGAGGCCCTGACCAAAATTTAGGCTTCAAATGAAGTCTTAAAACTGCCTTAGAGTCATCCTCACCAGGGTCAAAAAATATGATGGCTTTTAGGCACGCGTATTCGTTGTCATCAATTTGAAGTTCTTGGAAGGGAAGAACTAGTTCATCCAGAATTCTCACCGCCACACGACCCACTTCAAGTTCTGGACAATTCCGTGGAATAACTCGGTCGTTTCCTAGTGAggagaaacaaaaaaagaatgaTCTTTGGGTTTTTGGATTTATTTATAGATATCACATGATTTTAGATGGCGGGCTGGTCGAGTCTGGCTTTTTATTCTGTGGTATACAGATGTATAAGCGACTGATGGCTATAAAAACTGTGGAATTTCCAGTTCAGCGCCACTGGCAACAGTTTGCCAGTTGATGATGGTGTAGGTGTACTAACTGGAATTGCTACAAGTGTTTTGGTGGGACACTAACCTAAATAAATTTTTACATTACGTTTTTGGTAGTAAATCATTTATACCAGTTTCTTACCAAGAAGCAATATGTCTTTATACATCATTGACCTCTTTGTAGCGCCAAGAAGCAAGTGTTCCCCCGCATGTGCCCGTAACAGAGCCACCTGTCAAAATAAGAGAGACATTTAACTAAAGGGATGGGCACACAGTTATTTTGTGTTACAGGTAAAGTTATATACAATCCTACTTATACAACAGGGATTTAAAACAGACCCTGGCATTACatgtacacagagacccaaacatcccacaccagcccaataaatagtgactgtctatggcatcttacagcagcccctctggcatttgccagaacccacagattgccagtctgggcctgggtcctggcattccaagtacccagaggcccaaacagcccccccagcccaataaatagtgagtgtctatggcatcttacagcagcccctctggcatttgccagaacccacagattgccagtccaggcctgttatacagtaaataagaTATCTCTCAATT includes:
- the hnf4a gene encoding hepatocyte nuclear factor 4-alpha isoform X2; protein product: MVNVHTQIDASMEITYDTSPSDVTSLNATNSIGVNSLCAICGDRATGKHYGASSCDGCKGFFRRSVRKNHMYSCRFSRQCVVDKDKRNQCRYCRLKKCFRAGMKKEAVQNERDRISTRRSSYEDSSLPSINVLIQAEVLSQQITSSVGVLNTDIRGKKIASITDVCDSMKQQLLVLVEWAKYIPAFCELPLDDQVALLRAHAGEHLLLGATKRSMMYKDILLLGNDRVIPRNCPELEVGRVAVRILDELVLPFQELQIDDNEYACLKAIIFFDPDAKGLSDPTKIKRMRYQVQVSLEDYINDRQYDSRGRFGELLLLLPTLQSITWQMIEQIQFVKLFGMAKIDNLLQEMLLGGSANEAPHTHHPLHPHLVQDHLATNVIVANNTLPSQLHNGQMSTPETPQPSPPAGSGAEQYKIVHGAIASVNKQPTSIPQSTITKQEAM
- the hnf4a gene encoding hepatocyte nuclear factor 4-alpha isoform X1, with the translated sequence MIMRLSKALIDMDMADYTEALDPAYTTLEFENMQVLSIGTDTSPSDVTSLNATNSIGVNSLCAICGDRATGKHYGASSCDGCKGFFRRSVRKNHMYSCRFSRQCVVDKDKRNQCRYCRLKKCFRAGMKKEAVQNERDRISTRRSSYEDSSLPSINVLIQAEVLSQQITSSVGVLNTDIRGKKIASITDVCDSMKQQLLVLVEWAKYIPAFCELPLDDQVALLRAHAGEHLLLGATKRSMMYKDILLLGNDRVIPRNCPELEVGRVAVRILDELVLPFQELQIDDNEYACLKAIIFFDPDAKGLSDPTKIKRMRYQVQVSLEDYINDRQYDSRGRFGELLLLLPTLQSITWQMIEQIQFVKLFGMAKIDNLLQEMLLGGSANEAPHTHHPLHPHLVQDHLATNVIVANNTLPSQLHNGQMSTPETPQPSPPAGSGAEQYKIVHGAIASVNKQPTSIPQSTITKQEAM